In Bacillus sp. S3, the sequence ATCCATTTTTAACTGCCTCCCTTGGGCTTTTTGCAACCCCCTCATTCATGCATCCTTTACAAAAAGCTGTTACTACTTGTCATGCTTTGTCCACTATCAGGCATATAGTTAATTGTAAATGAATTCTTCTTTTTTGAGAAGGTGGGAAACAGCATGTCGAAGTTTTTAAAGGGGACTTTTATCCTGTTAGCGGCCGGCTTCATTACACGCGTCCTTGGCTTTATTTATCGAATTGTCCTTGCACGCAGTATTGGTGAAGAGGGCGTCGGATTATATATGATGGCCTATCCTACGTTTATTCTAGTTGTAACCATCACGCAGTTGGGGCTGCCGGTTGCCATCTCTAAAAATATTGCCGAGGCGGAAGCAAGAAAGGATTATGCAGAAATAAAAAAAATCCTAGTTGTTTCCCTTGCCATTACAATCGGCTTATCGATCATTATCACACCGGCCTTACTCTTACTAGCACCAATCCTATCCACTACACTGTTTACCGATGATAGGACGTTATATCCGTTAATAGCTATTGCGCCTGCATTGCCGATTATCGCGATTTCATCGGTATTAAGAGGCTATTTTCAAGGGCGGCAAAACATGCGCCCATCAGCCATTTCGCAAATTTTAGAGCAAATTGTAAGAATAACCTTAATTGCTACTGCAACAAAGACATTTCTTCCATATGGAGTGGAATATGCGGCTGCGGCTGCCATGGCAGCCTCTGTTTTAGGCGAATTACTTTCGCTCATTTATCTATTAACTACTTTTAAATTAAAAAAGCGGTTTAGACTTAGAAAAAACTTCTTTCAATTTGTTCATAAAGGGAAGCGGACCTTCAAAGAATTAATGGAAATCGCTCTGCCAACAATGGGGAGCAGAATGATTGGTTCGGTTGCCTGGTTTTTTGAACCAATTGTTGTTGCCCACAGTCTGGCCATTGCCGGGGTCATTGCCGTCGAAGCAACAAAGCAATACGGTGCTCTAACCGGCTATGCAATGCCGCTGTTAATGCTGCCATCCTTTGTAACCTTTTCATTATCCACATCGCTTGTCCCTGCCATCAGTGAGGCAAACACAAACAACAATTATAAATTGATTGAATACCGCCTGCAACAAGCATTGCGATTCGTTTTTATAACGGGCGGACTGGCTGTTATTTTACTTTTTGTTTTGGCGGACCCGCTCATGCAGCTCATGTACGGCTCAACGAAGGGCGCTTATTTTATCCGTATCATGGCCCCATTCTTTTTGTTTTATTATTATCAACAGCCGCTGCAGGCTGTTTTACAAGCACTAAATCTTGCTAGAGCAGCAATGATTAATAGTCTTATTGGTGCTGTGGTCAAAACTGCTGTCATTTTTTTACTCGCTAGCCAGCCTTCTTTTGGAATTACTGGGGTAGCTCTCGGTATTGTCGTCGGCTTTGTACTTGTTACAATCCTCCACTTTGCAACGGTTTTGAAAAAAGTTTCTTTTTCGATATATATTCGCGACTATTTGAAAGGATTTCTAGTGATGGGAGTTTCAGGCTGGTTAGGTTATTGGATTTTCGAAAATATCCTGATCAATGGACATCTGGTCATTAGAGTATTAACTGCAGCATCAGCTATGGCCGTTTCCTATTTTCTCATGGTCGTTTTATTTCGCTTAATAAAAAAGGAGGAGCTAACTCGAATTCCGTGGATTGGAAACCTATTTTCATTTTAGTTTACAAAAACAAGACATGCCGGATCATTAGCATGCCTTGTTTTTATTCATCTTGCAAATCAATAAAAAACTTTCCATTTTCATAGCTGCAAAAGGAAATTCTCTTTACATCCCGATACCCCTTTTTCTTTAATTCCTGACGAAGCCATAGATTGGTTTTATTAATTTTCTTCAAATTTTCTTCCTCAATATCACCATCTAAAATTAACGGGATGGTGATATCTCCTTGCTTGCTTTTTTGTTTATTACTCTTTAGTTTTTCAATAACAGACAGGCTGCCGGAGGATTCTAATATGGCAAACTCCACATCAGCAATACTGCGAATATCCTTCTCTCTTAGCTGGGTCATTAAATCATCAAAATTGTAACGTTGTTTCCGCATCGCCTGCTCATCAATTTTCCCTCGATTAATAATAATACTTGGCTGTCCATCCACCATGTCCCGGAATTTTTTACTCTTTAGCGAAAGGAATGCAAGTGAGATCTGGATGAGCATTAATAGCACCATTGGTAAAATGGCATAAAATATATGGACATCAGGTTTTTCAATGGCAACGACTGCAAGTTCTCCAATCATAATAAAAACGACAAGATCAAGGATGCTTAGTTCCCCAATTTCCCTTTTTCCCATCAGGCGGAAAATAACGAGAATAAGTACATAAAATATTATGGTTCGAACTACAATCGTTATGTAATTTTCCACAACTGTCGCCCCTTTTTTAGCATTCAATCTTATTATTTCTTATCTACTTCAAATAATTAGAGGAATTAAATCCCATTATCCCTAGAACCAGTAAAAAGGACTGAAATAGTTATTCTACTTTTACCCCTTGATGAATACGCTTGTACTAGGAAAGAAACTTGTATTTATGGCCGGTCCAACAGAAAAATGTAAAAATACAGAATCGGCCTGATGCTGTGAAGGGGGAGAGTTCAAATCGAATCGAAAAGCTTTGGTACATCTATTTTGTACGGTTTAATTTTCATTTTTGCTTTTGCCGTAATATCCAGTCTTATTTTTGCCTTTATCCTTAGGTTTACTTCTGCCCGGGAAGGATCGCTTCAATATGTTATTACGGCATTATCATTCATTGCGCTATTTGGCGGCGGCTTTCTTTCCGGGGGGATGCGAAAAGAAAAAGGCTGGCTTATCGGCGGAATAACGGGGCTCATTTATTCAGTTGTTGTATTTTTGTTTCAATACCTTGGCTATGATCGTTTGTTTGACGCAGAGCAAGTAATCTATCATACCTGCTATACATTAATTGCTATGATGGGTGGAATTTTAGGGGTTAATATTGCGACGAATAACTCGCGGAGATCAGTATAGAAAAAGGAAGCCGGATTTCTACGGCTTCCTTTTCTCCACTATTTTGAAAGGCTTACGCCTTCACCTGCGCCAGCTTCAGTGACTTCACGAATGGCGTTGCGGTCATATGTAAGACGGCTTCCATCTCCACATTTAATCACAACTTTATTTTCATCGATTGAGTCGATAAAACCGTGTAATCCGCCAATGGTTACGATTTTATCCCCCTTTTTCAATTCGTTTTGCATTTGCGAAACCGCTTTTTGGCGTTTTTGCTGCGGGCGAATTAATAGGAAATAAAATAACACAAACATTAAAATCAATGGAACGATTGTACCAAGTCCTCCAGACATTTTCTTTTCCCTCCTTTCAAAAATTATCTATTAGAAATTTTTCGCGTTCGGTTTATTAAAACCATAACGTTCAAAAAACTCTTCACGGAAATCACCAAGCCGGTCTTCCATAATGGCTTGTCTGACTTTCTCCATTAATCTTAACAGAAAATAGAGATTATGGTAAGACGTTAATCGAATTCCAAAGGTCTCATCACATTTAATTAAGTGACGAATATAGGCACGGCTATAATTTCGGCATGTATAGCAGTCGCACTCTGGATCAAGCGGACCAAAATCTCTTGCATATTGTGCGTTCTTTACTACGAGGCGTCCACTGCTTGTCATTAACGTACCATTACGGGCTATTCGCGTTGGCAGCACACAGTCAAACATGTCAATTCCGCGAATCGAGCCGTCAATTAACGAATCCGGCGAGCCTACCCCCATAAGGTAGCGGGGTTTATTGGTCGGCAATAGCGGTGTCGTGAATTCCAGCACTCGATTCATCACGTCTTTTGGTTCGCCAACCGATAATCCACCTACAGCATATCCAGGGAAATCCAGAGATGTTAAGTCTTTTGCACTTTGTTTACGGAGTTCCTCATATTCTCCCCCCTGGACAATTCCGAAAAGGCCCTGGTCTTCCGGACGCTGGTGCGCGTTCAGGCAGCGCTCAGCCCATCTTGATGTCCGTTCGACTGATTTCTTCATATATTCAAAAGTAGCCGGATACGGAGGACATTCATCAAAGGCCATCATAATATCAGAACCAAGGGCATTCTGAATCTCCATCGCCTTTTCCGGGGATAAAAATAATTTTTCACCACTCATATGATTACGGAAATGAACCCCTTCCTCTTCAATTTTCCGAAATTCACTTAGACTGAAAACCTGGAAGCCTCCGGAATCGGTTAAAATCGCTCGATCCCAGTTCATAAATTTATGAAGTCCGCCTGCTTCTTTAATGATCTCATGCCCCGGGCGAAGCCACAAATGATACGTATTGCTTAAAATAATCCCGGCACCCATTTCTTTTAAATCTTCCGGCGACATCGTTTTCACGGTTGCCAGTGTTCCAACCGGCATGAAGGCAGGTGTATCAAAAGATCCGTGCGGGGTATGGACCCTGCCAAGCCTTGCCCCGGTCTGCTTACATGTTTTAATTAATTCATAGCGAATCGCAGTCAAATTGTTGTCTCCTTCCATATGTAAACCTTTATTGCATTTCCACAGCCTAAATGATCAACATCGCATCGCCAAAGCTAAAGAAGCGATAGTGCTCCGCTACAGCTGTATTATAGGCATGTAAAATAGGTTCTCTTCCAGCCAAGGCACTGACAAGCATGATTAAAGTTGATTTTGGCAAATGGAAATTAGTAATCATGCCATCGATCGCTTTAAATTCATATCCCGGATAGATAAAAATACTTGTCCAGCCGCTGCCCACGGTGAACTGCCCATCATTCTGGGAGGCAATGGTCTCTAGTGTTCTCGTTGAAGTGGTTCCAACAGTAATGATTCGACCGCCCTTACCTCTAACTTCATTCAAGAGGTTGGCCGTTTCTTCCGTAACGGTATAAAACTCGGAGTGCATATCATGCTCCAGCACATCATCGACACTTACCGGCCGGAACGTGCCAAGCCCGACATGGAGTGTGATAAAGGCAATATGGACGCCCATTCCTCTTATTTCTTCCAATAACGGTTCCGTAAAATGAAGCCCTGCTGTAGGGGCTGCAGCAGATCCAGGTTCGCGGGCATAAACAGTCTGATAGCGATCCCGGTCATCCAGCTGCTCTTTTATGTAAGGTGGCAATGGCATTTCCCCTAGTTGGTCAAGCACCTCATAAAATATGCCATTATAATGAAAATCCAATACTCTGCCGCCATGGTCTGATGTTCCGGTACAAACCGCAGTAAGAAGACCGTCGCCAAATTCAATTTGGGTCCCTTCTTTAACCCGTTTTGCCGGTTTCACAAGTGTTTCCCATTTGTCGCCTTCCAGCTGTTTTAACAGAAGAACCTCGATTTTGGCACCTGTATCGTTTTTCACACCAAAAAGGCGTGCGGGCAATACCTTTGTATCATTTAAGACAAGGCAATCCCCTGCACGCAAATACTTGGTAATATCTTTAAATATTTCATGCTTTATATTGCCCGTTTGTTTATCTAACACCATTAATCGGCTGTCAGTTCTTGTTTTTAACGGGACTTGCGCAATTAATTCTTCTGGCAAATGAAAATCAAACAAATCTACTTTCATAATATGACATCCTAATCTGTATTAAAATCTTAATTTATTCACGTGGCGGGTATCTCCATGCCAAAATGCTGGTAGACAGCCGCTGTTACGACCCTGCCTCGTGGTGTTCTTTGGAGGAAACCGATTTGCAATAAATACGGTTCATAGACATCTTCAATCGTTTCCGCCTCTTCACCAATCGACGCGGCAATCGTATCTAAGCCTACGGGTCCACCGCGAAATTTCTCAATAATTCCTTTTAATAATTTATGATCGATATGATCAAGTCCCAAACTGTCGACCTGCAGCAGTTCAAGGGCTTCTCTTGCAAGAGCAAGGTTAATTGTACCATTTCCCTTTACTTGTGCAAAATCTCTTACCCTGCGGAGAAGTCGATTCGCGATTCTAGGGGTTCCCCTTGCTCTCCTGGCAATTTCAGCTGCTGATGGTTCGTCAATTTCCGTATCAAACAACTCCGCTGTTCGTATGACAATATTTTTCAGCTGATTCTCTTTATAATACTCGAGCCGGCTTAAAACACCAAATCGATCCCGTAATGGAGCTGATAAAGATCCAGCTCTTGTGGTGGCACCCACAAGTGTAAATGGAGGAAGGTCAAGGCGGACTGACCTGGCACTTGGACCTTTGCCAATGACGATATCAAGGCAAAAATCTTCCATCGCCGGGTACAGCACCTCTTCAATCGTCCTCGGGAGCCTGTGGATTTCATCAATAAAAAGTACGTCTCCGGGCTCAAGTGCGGTTAGTATGGCGGCTAAATCGCCTGGCCTTTCAATTGCCGGACCTGAAGTCGTCCGAATATTGACGTCCATTTCATTGGCGATAATGATAGCAAGGGTCGTTTTCCCTAATCCAGGTGGTCCGTAAAGGAGCACGTGATCTAAGGTTTCCTTTCGAAGCTTTGCGGCCTTAATGAAAATATCAAGGTTTTCCTTCACTTGAGTCTGGCCAATATATTGCTTTAATGTCTGTGGCCGAAGGCTTTGTTCCATACTAATTTCGCTTTCGTTTACTTCACTTGAAATGATCCGCTCTTCCATGAAACTTCACCACCTATTTTAAAAGCCGCTTTAGTGCATTCTTAATGTATTGATCGGTTGTCAGCTGTTCTTTTCTTAGCTCAGGTGAAATCTTTTTAATTTCTTTTTCTGAATAGCCAAGGGCTTTCAGGGCAAGAATGGCCTCGTCAAAAGCCAAATCACTTGCTTGTGTTTGCGGTGGAAATTGATCGGCATTGAACAGGTTCGGGAAGTAATCTGGGACAATATCCTGCAATTTTCCCTTTAAGTCAAGTATCATTTGCCGGGCTGTTTTTTTCCCGACTCCCGGAAATTTAATAAGGAAACTTTCATCCTCATTTTCAATCGCCGTAACCACCTGCTGTACCTCACCAGAAGCAAGGATCGCAAGGGCCCCTTTTGGACCGATGCCCGATACATTTAATAGTTTTGTAAATAGTTTTTTCTCTTCTCTTGTTTCAAAACCATAAAGGGCCATAATATCTTCGCGTACGTAATGAAAGGTATAGACCGTTATCATTGTTTCCATTTTTATGGCATAAATAAACGGATTAGGTGTTGCAATTTGGTAGCCAATTCCATTATTTTCTATGACAATATATTCCGGTCCGACAAAATTGACGGTTCCTTTTATAAATTCATACAATCCTATTCTCTCCCTAGTTGAACTCACTGAAGTGAATTCATGCTGTCTTACATTTTAACATAACTATAGATAGGAGTTGAAGAAAATCATATTGTCTAAAAAATCAAAAAAAACAGGCTGATTTGGTTTAATCAGTCTGTCTTGGCAATGTTTCTATTCTTCTTTTACGGAATAAGGCTTAAACGTCTCTAGAACCTCTACATAATGGTCCTTCGATTTTATCGGAATCCCTTGATACAACTCTTCTTGTATTTTACTCTCAAGCTTCTTAATATCTATTTGAAAAAATGATTGAATGATTCGTGACTGACCTGGTCTACCATTAAAAATGGTCAATATTCCTTCCTCAGTAACACCAAAAAATCCATTAGCTTTTAATAGCGGTGATATATCATCCACTTGTTTTCGAAATACATACGACGAATCATCAATGTCGGTTAGCTGCCACTGGTCATATTTTGCCCAAAAATTTTCCATTGACCAGCATGTTTCATTTACAACCTCCTGACTTATTTCCCCATCAAGATAGATTCTTTCTAAAATAACCGTAATGTTTAGCGGCTGCTGATCTGGCTGTGTTTGATGATGATCCGGTTGTGCAGCAAAGCCGGTCGGTACCATCCTAGGAACACTACAAATAAACATGAAGAGAATAACAGTAACTGCGGCAAACGCAACCCGATATCTTGCTATCCCATTGACCCTCATGTTCCTCACCTCTTATTAGTTAAAAATTGAACAATCTCTTCAGTCCTAGTTTAGCCTTTTTTTGCCTTTAATATCCTTTTTAGAAAATGAATTTAAAAAGGGACAAAGCTTATGTGCTTCATCCCTTTGATAACTATCTTCCACCCTTGTTGCGCTGAATATCATTATGAATGTTGCGGTCGCGTCCAAGTGTTCCCTCATCGGTAATGACAGTTACCGGACGCCCCATCGTGTATGGTTTCACCGCATTTTTAATTGCTCTTTTTGTAGCTGCTGTTTTATCGTTGTCATGTAACTTTACCGATACAATAACTGTATTTCCATACGCTACAGACCTTACATCCCGAACATTATCGATCGCGGCTACTTTGTTTCTAATTTTATTGGAGAAATTATCCTGGAAGTCCGGATTTGTTGCAACCCCGGTGTTTCCCATATTAGTACTTAAATGACCGTGATAATTCATATCGCTTGTACTAAAACGATTATCACGCTGGAAAAAGTTTCGATCTTTTTTGGCTAACGGGGTTGTTGGATTTTTCGGATGTCCATTTTCATCTTTTGTTTGCAGCTGTCTTCTTTTTTGCTCGTTAACCGCAAGATCTTCTTCCCCTAAAGTGTGGTCCATCATATCAGTTATAGCACCATCGTTATCCCTTACTAACGTGTTAGTATTATTTGGGTGGTTTTCATTGGAATAATATCCTATCGGCCGAACAGGATTATTTTCATTCACACCTGCACGATTTTGATCACTTGCACATCCCGCCGCACCTATCAGTAAGAAGGCGGAAAGAGGAATCATCCACTGTTTCTTGTTCAAGCGAAAAACCCCCTCGAAACTTGTCTGAGCATATTGACATGCTCATTAATAGGGTGCTGTTTTCAAGGGGATTTCATTCGCCAGACTTCTTTGGAACAAATGACCAACCTGCCATGAGCAAAAAGTTATCCAAAAATCATTTCACTATTTCCTGTAAACGGTCAACGAATTTTTTCCTTGTGTAAAATTGGCTGATGGATAAATCCATCACCTGCCTGAGTTTTACAGGATCAGTATACAATTTCTCACGAATCAAGCGGTTCCATTCACGAAAAATATCGGCAGGATAAGCTAATGCGTATAAAAAGGCCTCATCACGCAGGTATTTTTGTAATTGCGGGAAACTTCCAAGCTTATCAAATGACCAATCGATATAGGGCAGAATCCGATTGGCATATTGTAAATAATCCAGTGCTGGCGGGCCGACACTGATTAAATCAAAATCAATGAGATGTAACCTTCCGTTCTTATCGCGTATAAAATTATGATGAGCGACATCCCCATGAAGGATGACATAAGGCTCCTTTTGAAAATAGCTGCGATGCTTTTCCATTCCAATTAGCGCCCAATTGCCCCATGCTGCTATTTCTGAGAGAAATGGGTCATTCATAAAATATTTTAGAAAGGAAAAATTATTTAAAAAAAGCTGGAGCCTCTCCGTCCATTTTTCCAGCAAGTGACCTTTCGGGATTATTCTCCGATAGCGGCTCTCAAACGCC encodes:
- the spoVB gene encoding stage V sporulation protein B; the encoded protein is MSKFLKGTFILLAAGFITRVLGFIYRIVLARSIGEEGVGLYMMAYPTFILVVTITQLGLPVAISKNIAEAEARKDYAEIKKILVVSLAITIGLSIIITPALLLLAPILSTTLFTDDRTLYPLIAIAPALPIIAISSVLRGYFQGRQNMRPSAISQILEQIVRITLIATATKTFLPYGVEYAAAAAMAASVLGELLSLIYLLTTFKLKKRFRLRKNFFQFVHKGKRTFKELMEIALPTMGSRMIGSVAWFFEPIVVAHSLAIAGVIAVEATKQYGALTGYAMPLLMLPSFVTFSLSTSLVPAISEANTNNNYKLIEYRLQQALRFVFITGGLAVILLFVLADPLMQLMYGSTKGAYFIRIMAPFFLFYYYQQPLQAVLQALNLARAAMINSLIGAVVKTAVIFLLASQPSFGITGVALGIVVGFVLVTILHFATVLKKVSFSIYIRDYLKGFLVMGVSGWLGYWIFENILINGHLVIRVLTAASAMAVSYFLMVVLFRLIKKEELTRIPWIGNLFSF
- a CDS encoding DUF421 domain-containing protein encodes the protein MENYITIVVRTIIFYVLILVIFRLMGKREIGELSILDLVVFIMIGELAVVAIEKPDVHIFYAILPMVLLMLIQISLAFLSLKSKKFRDMVDGQPSIIINRGKIDEQAMRKQRYNFDDLMTQLREKDIRSIADVEFAILESSGSLSVIEKLKSNKQKSKQGDITIPLILDGDIEEENLKKINKTNLWLRQELKKKGYRDVKRISFCSYENGKFFIDLQDE
- a CDS encoding TIGR04086 family membrane protein encodes the protein MYGLIFIFAFAVISSLIFAFILRFTSAREGSLQYVITALSFIALFGGGFLSGGMRKEKGWLIGGITGLIYSVVVFLFQYLGYDRLFDAEQVIYHTCYTLIAMMGGILGVNIATNNSRRSV
- the yajC gene encoding preprotein translocase subunit YajC — protein: MSGGLGTIVPLILMFVLFYFLLIRPQQKRQKAVSQMQNELKKGDKIVTIGGLHGFIDSIDENKVVIKCGDGSRLTYDRNAIREVTEAGAGEGVSLSK
- the tgt gene encoding tRNA guanosine(34) transglycosylase Tgt — its product is MTAIRYELIKTCKQTGARLGRVHTPHGSFDTPAFMPVGTLATVKTMSPEDLKEMGAGIILSNTYHLWLRPGHEIIKEAGGLHKFMNWDRAILTDSGGFQVFSLSEFRKIEEEGVHFRNHMSGEKLFLSPEKAMEIQNALGSDIMMAFDECPPYPATFEYMKKSVERTSRWAERCLNAHQRPEDQGLFGIVQGGEYEELRKQSAKDLTSLDFPGYAVGGLSVGEPKDVMNRVLEFTTPLLPTNKPRYLMGVGSPDSLIDGSIRGIDMFDCVLPTRIARNGTLMTSSGRLVVKNAQYARDFGPLDPECDCYTCRNYSRAYIRHLIKCDETFGIRLTSYHNLYFLLRLMEKVRQAIMEDRLGDFREEFFERYGFNKPNAKNF
- the queA gene encoding tRNA preQ1(34) S-adenosylmethionine ribosyltransferase-isomerase QueA, coding for MKVDLFDFHLPEELIAQVPLKTRTDSRLMVLDKQTGNIKHEIFKDITKYLRAGDCLVLNDTKVLPARLFGVKNDTGAKIEVLLLKQLEGDKWETLVKPAKRVKEGTQIEFGDGLLTAVCTGTSDHGGRVLDFHYNGIFYEVLDQLGEMPLPPYIKEQLDDRDRYQTVYAREPGSAAAPTAGLHFTEPLLEEIRGMGVHIAFITLHVGLGTFRPVSVDDVLEHDMHSEFYTVTEETANLLNEVRGKGGRIITVGTTSTRTLETIASQNDGQFTVGSGWTSIFIYPGYEFKAIDGMITNFHLPKSTLIMLVSALAGREPILHAYNTAVAEHYRFFSFGDAMLII
- the ruvB gene encoding Holliday junction branch migration DNA helicase RuvB, whose translation is MEERIISSEVNESEISMEQSLRPQTLKQYIGQTQVKENLDIFIKAAKLRKETLDHVLLYGPPGLGKTTLAIIIANEMDVNIRTTSGPAIERPGDLAAILTALEPGDVLFIDEIHRLPRTIEEVLYPAMEDFCLDIVIGKGPSARSVRLDLPPFTLVGATTRAGSLSAPLRDRFGVLSRLEYYKENQLKNIVIRTAELFDTEIDEPSAAEIARRARGTPRIANRLLRRVRDFAQVKGNGTINLALAREALELLQVDSLGLDHIDHKLLKGIIEKFRGGPVGLDTIAASIGEEAETIEDVYEPYLLQIGFLQRTPRGRVVTAAVYQHFGMEIPAT
- the ruvA gene encoding Holliday junction branch migration protein RuvA translates to MYEFIKGTVNFVGPEYIVIENNGIGYQIATPNPFIYAIKMETMITVYTFHYVREDIMALYGFETREEKKLFTKLLNVSGIGPKGALAILASGEVQQVVTAIENEDESFLIKFPGVGKKTARQMILDLKGKLQDIVPDYFPNLFNADQFPPQTQASDLAFDEAILALKALGYSEKEIKKISPELRKEQLTTDQYIKNALKRLLK
- a CDS encoding intercompartmental signaling factor BofC, which gives rise to MRVNGIARYRVAFAAVTVILFMFICSVPRMVPTGFAAQPDHHQTQPDQQPLNITVILERIYLDGEISQEVVNETCWSMENFWAKYDQWQLTDIDDSSYVFRKQVDDISPLLKANGFFGVTEEGILTIFNGRPGQSRIIQSFFQIDIKKLESKIQEELYQGIPIKSKDHYVEVLETFKPYSVKEE
- a CDS encoding YhcN/YlaJ family sporulation lipoprotein; translated protein: MNKKQWMIPLSAFLLIGAAGCASDQNRAGVNENNPVRPIGYYSNENHPNNTNTLVRDNDGAITDMMDHTLGEEDLAVNEQKRRQLQTKDENGHPKNPTTPLAKKDRNFFQRDNRFSTSDMNYHGHLSTNMGNTGVATNPDFQDNFSNKIRNKVAAIDNVRDVRSVAYGNTVIVSVKLHDNDKTAATKRAIKNAVKPYTMGRPVTVITDEGTLGRDRNIHNDIQRNKGGR
- a CDS encoding aminoglycoside phosphotransferase family protein is translated as MKAINTSINNTGDDDNFDRLLSYFQSQFFEKIIQFVPIRKSVFLVKTDKHTYILKGYNTNSRLRLQEAFTATLRKEGFHKTYLFLVPPAKEQLFIDGKYFGCIEYINPNKTAFTYQTQKNRLEGIELLEQFHQTTAAFESRYRRIIPKGHLLEKWTERLQLFLNNFSFLKYFMNDPFLSEIAAWGNWALIGMEKHRSYFQKEPYVILHGDVAHHNFIRDKNGRLHLIDFDLISVGPPALDYLQYANRILPYIDWSFDKLGSFPQLQKYLRDEAFLYALAYPADIFREWNRLIREKLYTDPVKLRQVMDLSISQFYTRKKFVDRLQEIVK